From one Paenibacillus sp. FSL K6-1330 genomic stretch:
- a CDS encoding DUF1273 domain-containing protein has product MENILVTGYRAHELGIYNNKHQGIPYIRQAIANRLIPLLEEGLQWVITPGQYGVDLWAVEAAIELKSRYPHLRCSILTAYQNPEAQWKDDKKAYFQELMKGVDFYAPVSKSPYQGPWQFTARDDLLLRKTDGILLVYDEDGGEASPKFIKERALKKQTADGYRFISIGSEEIQAVADEENMSQDFY; this is encoded by the coding sequence TTGGAAAACATTCTTGTTACCGGATATCGAGCTCATGAACTCGGTATTTACAACAACAAACACCAAGGCATTCCTTATATACGTCAAGCGATTGCCAACCGCTTGATTCCGCTGCTCGAGGAAGGTCTTCAGTGGGTTATCACGCCCGGTCAGTATGGCGTGGACCTGTGGGCCGTTGAAGCAGCTATAGAACTAAAGTCCCGATACCCTCACCTGAGATGCTCTATTCTGACCGCCTATCAGAATCCCGAGGCGCAATGGAAAGACGATAAAAAAGCTTATTTTCAGGAATTGATGAAGGGGGTAGACTTCTATGCGCCTGTCAGCAAGAGCCCCTATCAGGGGCCGTGGCAATTTACGGCCAGAGACGATCTGTTACTCCGCAAGACCGATGGCATTCTGCTAGTGTATGACGAAGATGGCGGCGAAGCCAGCCCCAAGTTCATCAAAGAACGCGCGCTGAAGAAGCAGACAGCGGACGGTTACCGCTTCATCAGCATCGGATCGGAGGAGATACAGGCTGTTGCAGACGAAGAGAACATGTCGCAGGATTTTTACTAG
- a CDS encoding sigma-70 family RNA polymerase sigma factor, translated as MVAVNEASTVLSDLMESFGQDVWNYAFFLTKRKDAADDISQDVFLSAFKHWNEFQGRSSVKTWLLTITRNLSLNYLKSSFMTRVSLTGWVTSKQTEPSAEKEFMDAAAVSQIWKYVMELPPKYREVLILESHYQLPRKEMAELLGISEGTIKSRLHRARARMEKLLKGEDVQ; from the coding sequence ATGGTGGCCGTAAATGAAGCAAGCACGGTGCTGAGCGATTTAATGGAGTCCTTCGGCCAGGACGTGTGGAACTATGCGTTCTTCCTAACAAAACGCAAAGATGCGGCTGATGATATCAGCCAGGACGTATTCTTGAGTGCATTTAAGCACTGGAATGAGTTTCAGGGCCGAAGTTCTGTAAAAACATGGCTGTTAACCATCACCCGCAACCTTTCCCTGAACTATCTCAAATCTTCCTTTATGACGAGGGTGTCTTTAACCGGCTGGGTAACCTCCAAGCAGACTGAACCCTCTGCGGAAAAAGAGTTTATGGATGCTGCTGCCGTATCGCAGATTTGGAAATACGTGATGGAGCTGCCACCCAAATACCGAGAGGTGCTCATCCTTGAATCCCATTACCAGCTGCCGCGAAAAGAAATGGCGGAGCTGCTCGGCATATCCGAAGGAACGATCAAATCCAGACTGCACCGGGCTCGCGCCCGAATGGAGAAGCTGTTGAAAGGAGAGGATGTCCAGTGA
- a CDS encoding DUF4871 domain-containing protein: MKTEQELPPDWIQELASSPFNEPMFTEKMKSSVMNSAANGSVKKGRKKRKSPTRLRITASAFMILLIAAVWGWRESPALQRMIPIQGLGYAAKWTPRSVYTEEGVDKLQAFPGGDYAAGSPAGAWWNLLTPVQELEGKTIHITAVHRDTGTTLEELAETEITSDMAYDNFTRVSSRFGIPLAGLWRFDVMVDQEKYGDIVIDVPDSNWEPSPSFRSGNYAMTGVEGRLGFIHPPLIADKPNKYMWHFWGRDEELTGDLRITAVKRNTSEIIDVFEVAGLRPSSINGADAAVPTSMSLPSPGLWRIMVSINGQLFGSVIVEVDKHQD, from the coding sequence GTGAAGACCGAACAAGAGCTGCCGCCCGATTGGATACAGGAACTCGCTTCTTCTCCATTCAACGAGCCGATGTTCACCGAGAAGATGAAATCCAGTGTAATGAACAGCGCTGCTAACGGCTCTGTAAAGAAGGGTCGAAAAAAGCGGAAATCTCCAACTCGTCTGCGTATAACCGCAAGTGCATTCATGATTCTTCTAATAGCGGCGGTATGGGGATGGCGCGAGTCCCCTGCGCTTCAACGGATGATCCCGATCCAGGGCTTGGGATATGCTGCCAAGTGGACTCCCCGCAGCGTATACACGGAGGAAGGGGTGGATAAACTTCAGGCATTTCCGGGTGGGGATTATGCCGCGGGCTCTCCGGCCGGTGCCTGGTGGAATCTGCTAACCCCGGTCCAAGAGCTTGAAGGGAAAACGATCCACATAACCGCCGTACACCGGGATACGGGAACTACGCTTGAGGAGCTTGCCGAGACGGAGATCACCTCCGATATGGCTTATGATAACTTCACCCGAGTCTCTTCCCGCTTTGGCATACCACTGGCAGGTTTATGGCGTTTCGACGTGATGGTGGATCAGGAGAAATACGGCGATATCGTGATCGATGTGCCGGACAGCAACTGGGAGCCAAGTCCGAGCTTTAGATCCGGCAATTATGCCATGACTGGTGTGGAAGGTCGTTTAGGTTTTATTCATCCTCCTTTGATTGCAGATAAACCAAACAAATACATGTGGCATTTCTGGGGCCGTGACGAGGAATTAACGGGTGACTTGCGCATTACGGCAGTAAAAAGAAACACCTCCGAGATCATCGATGTCTTTGAGGTTGCCGGGTTACGGCCTTCCTCGATAAACGGTGCTGATGCAGCGGTACCAACCTCCATGTCGCTGCCTTCGCCAGGACTATGGCGTATTATGGTCTCCATTAACGGTCAGCTGTTTGGCAGCGTCATTGTGGAAGTCGATAAACATCAGGACTAA
- a CDS encoding TetR/AcrR family transcriptional regulator, with amino-acid sequence MRKKGANGQESRARLLIVAANEFAKSGYHQTKISTIVSRAGLTQPSFYLYFESKEAVFKELVEKFRSELKILLEGSRLESGIDEEHVTGRLQSVLTGLFAFLGKDSDLTQIGFFIGDDAVIVKSEMVAMIEQNLKAEQRDGYFDGDLDMHIVAECLVGVIERLTSQQLLTGKRTPEDLARHVVSLFMHGISIYPAKRAT; translated from the coding sequence TTGCGTAAGAAGGGTGCGAACGGACAAGAAAGCCGGGCTAGACTACTGATTGTCGCTGCCAATGAATTTGCAAAGTCAGGATACCATCAGACCAAGATCAGCACCATCGTTTCCCGGGCTGGATTGACGCAGCCGTCATTCTATTTGTATTTTGAAAGCAAAGAAGCCGTTTTCAAGGAGTTGGTGGAGAAATTTCGCTCTGAGCTCAAGATCCTGCTCGAGGGGAGCAGATTGGAAAGCGGAATTGATGAGGAGCATGTAACCGGTCGTTTGCAGAGCGTGCTGACGGGGTTGTTCGCGTTTCTTGGCAAAGATTCGGACCTGACACAAATTGGTTTTTTCATTGGGGATGACGCTGTCATCGTAAAGTCTGAAATGGTAGCCATGATTGAGCAAAATCTGAAAGCTGAGCAGCGGGACGGGTACTTTGACGGAGATTTAGATATGCACATCGTTGCGGAGTGCTTGGTTGGCGTCATTGAAAGACTAACCTCACAGCAGCTTCTGACAGGCAAGCGGACTCCTGAGGATCTTGCGCGTCACGTGGTAAGTTTATTTATGCACGGCATCAGCATTTATCCGGCTAAGCGGGCTACATAA
- a CDS encoding pseudouridine synthase — MRINKYISETGVFSRRETNRLIAAGRITINGKVCEKGADVELYDIVLIDGKEIPHQDREAVYLALNKPIGIVCTAAEHVAGNIIQFVNYPSRIFAIGRLDKASEGLILLTNDGDIVNKMMRSEHHHEKEYVVTVDKPVTDEFMQAMSQGVEILDVITKPCKVYRQSEDVFRIILTQGLNLQIRRMCKALGYRVLKLERIRIMNITLDQLERGKWRHLQEAELHNLLFMLN, encoded by the coding sequence ATGCGAATTAACAAATATATAAGCGAAACGGGAGTTTTCTCGCGCAGAGAAACCAACCGATTGATTGCAGCCGGACGCATCACGATCAATGGCAAGGTGTGTGAAAAAGGGGCGGACGTTGAACTGTACGATATTGTGTTAATAGATGGGAAGGAAATTCCTCATCAGGATAGGGAAGCGGTTTACCTGGCTCTCAATAAACCTATCGGTATTGTCTGTACGGCAGCAGAACATGTCGCGGGAAACATTATTCAGTTTGTTAACTATCCATCGCGCATTTTTGCCATTGGAAGGCTGGATAAGGCCTCTGAAGGTTTGATTTTACTTACGAACGACGGAGATATTGTGAACAAAATGATGCGTTCAGAACATCATCATGAGAAAGAATATGTGGTGACTGTGGACAAACCCGTTACGGACGAATTTATGCAAGCGATGTCTCAAGGTGTTGAAATCCTGGACGTCATAACCAAACCATGCAAGGTCTATAGGCAAAGCGAAGATGTATTTCGCATTATTTTGACACAGGGCCTTAATCTGCAAATCCGCAGAATGTGTAAAGCCTTGGGGTACAGAGTGCTGAAGCTGGAGCGTATCCGGATTATGAATATTACACTGGATCAACTGGAACGGGGGAAATGGAGGCATTTGCAGGAAGCCGAACTACATAACCTCCTGTTCATGTTGAACTAG
- a CDS encoding DUF6612 family protein, producing MKKWTAVLLGAILVMSMTACGKDNKAADDAATPPAAEQGTSETPPAKEEPKKDALPTADELLQKAAEASKNLKSFAMKADVKQHIVVEGEEKQEQDVNMALDSELTLEPVEMMQNIVMDSPEGKIEMKQYITEDGIYMLMDGQWMQVPKESEQEIRDSLDPSSASPEQQLEQFKTLAKDFKVTEDGDSYVLTADVSGDNLKELAKSMMSQAGNDPQMEAMMDQMDIKSIHIVYGVQKESYLPVTTDLDMVMAMEAEGQKVSLDMKMKSTYSKHNEISKIEVPKEALNAE from the coding sequence TTGAAGAAGTGGACAGCAGTATTACTAGGGGCAATTTTGGTAATGAGCATGACAGCATGCGGAAAGGACAACAAAGCAGCAGACGACGCTGCAACACCGCCAGCAGCGGAACAAGGGACGAGCGAGACGCCGCCTGCTAAAGAAGAACCGAAGAAGGATGCTCTTCCAACTGCTGACGAGCTTCTTCAGAAGGCGGCTGAAGCTTCTAAGAATTTGAAGAGTTTTGCGATGAAAGCCGATGTTAAACAGCATATCGTAGTTGAAGGCGAAGAGAAGCAGGAGCAAGATGTTAATATGGCGCTTGATTCGGAACTTACGCTCGAGCCGGTGGAGATGATGCAGAACATCGTGATGGATTCTCCGGAAGGCAAGATCGAGATGAAGCAGTATATAACGGAAGACGGTATCTACATGCTTATGGATGGTCAATGGATGCAGGTTCCGAAGGAATCGGAGCAGGAGATCCGCGACAGCCTGGATCCGAGCAGTGCAAGTCCGGAGCAGCAGTTAGAGCAGTTCAAGACTCTCGCTAAGGACTTCAAAGTAACGGAGGACGGAGACTCATACGTTCTGACGGCGGATGTCTCCGGCGACAATCTGAAGGAGCTTGCCAAGTCCATGATGAGCCAAGCGGGCAACGATCCGCAGATGGAAGCCATGATGGATCAAATGGATATCAAGAGCATCCATATTGTTTATGGCGTACAGAAGGAATCTTACCTGCCTGTAACAACCGATTTGGACATGGTAATGGCAATGGAAGCCGAAGGTCAGAAGGTATCCTTGGATATGAAAATGAAGAGTACTTACTCCAAGCATAACGAAATCAGCAAGATTGAAGTGCCGAAGGAAGCATTGAACGCGGAATAA
- a CDS encoding 1,4-dihydroxy-6-naphthoate synthase, with product MKIAFSPCPNDTFVFHAWVHGLIPGAPELDVSYADIDITNHWAAEDREHDILKISYAALPWVLDEYALLPCGGALGRGCGPLVLTADKLTDGKTPASPADLSGRRVAVPSERSTAYLLFRLWAAQNVPGGLGEIVVMPFDQIMPAVRDGAIDAGLVIHEARFTYPSYGLKLMTDLGSWWESDTNLPIPLGAIVARRSLDLASISNWIRSSVEYAWEHPEDSRAYVLQHAQEMDPDVADAHIDLYVNPFTAELGEDGYAAISALLNRAADEGLVPRIDPALLKRP from the coding sequence ATGAAAATCGCTTTTTCCCCTTGCCCCAACGACACATTTGTCTTTCATGCCTGGGTTCATGGTCTTATTCCCGGTGCTCCCGAGCTTGATGTATCCTATGCGGATATCGATATCACCAATCATTGGGCGGCCGAGGATCGGGAACATGACATCTTGAAAATATCCTATGCCGCGCTGCCCTGGGTGCTGGATGAATACGCCCTGCTGCCCTGCGGGGGAGCGCTCGGCCGCGGTTGCGGGCCTCTCGTTCTGACGGCGGACAAGCTCACGGACGGAAAAACACCAGCCAGCCCTGCAGATTTGTCCGGCCGGCGGGTAGCCGTTCCAAGTGAGCGCTCCACAGCTTATCTGTTGTTCCGTCTGTGGGCCGCACAGAACGTACCCGGGGGACTCGGCGAAATCGTGGTGATGCCGTTCGATCAGATTATGCCGGCTGTCCGGGATGGAGCGATCGATGCCGGGCTTGTCATTCACGAAGCGCGATTCACGTACCCATCCTACGGATTGAAGCTGATGACGGATCTGGGCAGCTGGTGGGAATCCGATACAAATCTGCCTATTCCTCTGGGGGCGATTGTGGCCCGGAGGTCGCTGGATCTGGCAAGCATTTCGAACTGGATCCGCTCTTCTGTCGAATATGCCTGGGAACATCCTGAGGACTCTCGGGCGTATGTCCTCCAACACGCTCAGGAAATGGACCCGGATGTCGCCGATGCCCACATCGACTTGTATGTCAATCCATTTACCGCAGAGCTGGGCGAAGACGGCTATGCAGCAATTTCCGCCCTGCTGAACCGCGCAGCCGATGAAGGGCTTGTGCCGCGGATCGATCCTGCACTGTTGAAGCGTCCATAA
- a CDS encoding futalosine hydrolase → MQKHTQSNSVDMTESHNLPAPSSKRVLIVTAVDAEKEAVQRGLKRAHGFDVIAGGVGPAATAAATARQLIQGTYDFVVSAGIAGGFAGQAEVSSIVIADTIIAADLGSETEDGFSSVQELGFGMDRVQADPASARKLAEALKIAGAAVTLGPVLTVSTTTGTAATAARLLHRVPDAAAEAMEGFGVATAADAAGVPVLEIRSISNQVGPRDRGAWKIKEALQALETASSLLPEVLR, encoded by the coding sequence ATGCAGAAACATACCCAATCCAACTCGGTGGATATGACCGAGTCACATAACTTGCCAGCCCCGTCTTCCAAGCGCGTGCTTATTGTTACGGCAGTCGATGCCGAAAAAGAAGCCGTGCAACGCGGGCTTAAGCGCGCACATGGATTTGATGTCATCGCGGGTGGAGTCGGTCCCGCGGCTACCGCTGCTGCGACTGCCCGCCAGCTGATTCAAGGCACCTATGATTTCGTTGTCAGCGCAGGTATCGCCGGAGGATTTGCCGGCCAGGCTGAGGTTAGCTCCATCGTCATTGCGGACACCATCATTGCCGCTGATCTCGGTTCTGAAACCGAAGACGGCTTCAGCAGCGTCCAAGAGCTTGGCTTCGGAATGGATCGGGTGCAGGCAGATCCAGCTTCTGCCCGCAAACTTGCGGAGGCCTTAAAGATTGCTGGCGCAGCCGTAACCCTCGGGCCCGTCCTGACGGTCTCCACCACGACAGGAACAGCAGCTACGGCCGCACGCCTCCTCCATCGGGTGCCGGACGCCGCAGCCGAGGCGATGGAGGGATTCGGCGTGGCGACCGCTGCCGATGCAGCCGGTGTGCCCGTGCTTGAAATCCGTTCCATATCCAATCAGGTCGGTCCGCGGGACCGCGGCGCATGGAAGATCAAGGAGGCGCTGCAGGCGCTTGAGACAGCAAGTTCATTACTACCGGAGGTGTTACGATGA
- a CDS encoding mismatch-specific DNA-glycosylase yields MNEVSDHLDYGLTVVFIGFNPSLRSGEVGHHYANPRNNFWRILHKSGLTPRLYDASEDGELLKLGYGFTNIVARPTRGAEDITREEYKLGRETLREKLAEYRPEVACFVGKGVYTEFSGKAKADWGIQQDSVVDGVHEFVAPSSSGLVRMPMDEIIEIYRRLHDFISRHEF; encoded by the coding sequence ATGAACGAAGTCAGCGATCATCTCGATTATGGATTGACTGTTGTTTTTATCGGATTTAATCCTAGTTTACGATCGGGGGAGGTCGGACATCATTATGCCAACCCCCGCAACAATTTTTGGAGGATTCTGCATAAATCCGGGTTGACCCCTCGCTTATATGATGCCTCGGAGGATGGGGAATTGCTTAAACTGGGGTATGGGTTTACCAATATTGTGGCCAGGCCTACACGGGGGGCCGAAGACATTACCCGCGAAGAGTACAAACTCGGAAGAGAAACGCTGCGGGAGAAGCTGGCGGAGTACAGACCGGAGGTTGCTTGCTTTGTCGGCAAGGGCGTGTACACCGAATTTAGCGGTAAAGCAAAAGCGGATTGGGGAATTCAGCAGGACTCCGTCGTGGACGGCGTTCATGAGTTTGTTGCTCCTTCTTCCAGTGGACTGGTACGAATGCCCATGGATGAGATTATCGAAATTTATCGACGATTGCATGATTTTATATCGAGGCATGAGTTCTGA